From Canis lupus baileyi chromosome 16, mCanLup2.hap1, whole genome shotgun sequence, a single genomic window includes:
- the TBKBP1 gene encoding TANK-binding kinase 1-binding protein 1 isoform X3 — translation MESMFEDDISILTQEALGPSEVWLDAPGDPSLGGDMCSASHFALITAYGDIKERLGGLERENATLRRRLKVYEIKYPLINDFGEEHGFSLYEIKDGSLLEMEKVSLQQRLNQFQHELQKNKEQEEQLGEMIQAYEKLCVEKSDLETELGEMRALVETHLRQICGLEQQLRQQQSLRDAAFPSPSPPPTPGPPCADLDLHYLALRGGSGLSHAGWPGPTASVSELERRRLEEALEAAQGEARGAQLREEQLQAECERLQGELKQLQESRAQDLASNQSERDMAWVKRVGDDQVNLALAYTELTEELGRLRELSSLQGRILRTLLQEQARSGGQRHSPLSQRHSPAPQCPSPSPPARAAPPCPPCQSPAPQRRSPGPPCPSPQQRRSPASPSCPSPVPQRRSPVPPPCQPPSPQRRSPGPPACPAPQPRPPPPPPPGDRTPAERAYAKPPSHHVKAGFQGRRSYSELAEGAAYAGAPPPWLQAEAATLPKPRAYGELYGPGRPLSPRRAFEGIRLRFEKQPSEEEEWAVPASPPSPEAGTIRCASFCAGFPIPEAPAAAYAHAEHAQSWPSINLLMETVGSDIRSCPLCQLGFPVGYPDDALIKHIDSHLENSKI, via the exons ATGCCACCCTCCGACGCCGTCTCAAAGTCTACGAGATCAAG TACCCACTGATCAACGACTTTGGAGAGGAGCACGGCTTCTCCCTGTATGAAATCAAGgatggctccctgctggagatgGAGAAGGTCAGCCTGCAGCAACGGCTCAACCAGTTCCAGCATGAG TTGCAGAAGAATAAGGAACAGGAGGAACAGCTTGGGGAGATGATCCAGGCTTATGAAAAACTTTGCGTGGAGAAGAGCGACCTGGAGACCGAGCTGGGGGAGATg CGGGCCCTGGTGGAGACCCACCTGCGGCAGATCTGTGGCCTTGAACAGCAGCTACGACAGCAGCAAAGTCTCCGGGACGCCgccttccccagccccagccccccgcccacccctGGCCCACCATGTGCTGATCTGGACCTGCACTACTTGGCACTGAGAGGAGGATCTGGCTTGAGTCACG CAGGCTGGCCAGGCCCCACAGCCAGTGTGAGTGAGCTGGAGCGACGGCGGCTGGAAGAGGCCCTGGAGGCTGCCCAGGGCGAGGCCCGGGGGGCTCAACTTCGGGAGGAACAGCTCCAGGCTGAGTGCGAGCGGCTGCAGGGGGAGCTGAAGCAGTTGCAAGAGAGCCGGGCCCAG GATCTCGCCTCCAATCAGTCAGAGCGGGACATGGCATGGGTGAAAAGAGTCGGGGATGATCA GGTGAATTTGGCGCTGGCTTACACGGAGCTGACTGAGGAGCTGGGCCGGCTTCGGGAGCTGAGTTCCCTGCAGGGGAGGATCTTGAGGACTCTGCTGCAGGAGCAGGCCCGGAGTGGCG GCCAGAGGCACTCGCCGCTGTCGCAGCGCCACTCCCCGGCCCCCCAGTGCCCCTCGCCCTCCCCGCCCGCGCGCGCcgcgcccccctgccccccgtgccagtcccccgccccccagcgccGCTCCCCCGGGCCCCCGTGCCCCTCGCCCCAGCAGCGCCGCTCGCCCGCCTCGCCCTCCTGCCCGTCGCCCGTCCCGCAGCGCCGCTCGCCGGTGCCGCCGCCCTGCCAGCCCCCCAGCCCGCAGCGCCgctccccggggccccccgcCTGCCCGGCCCCGCAgccgcggcccccgccgcccccgccgccgggcGACCGGACGCCGGCCGAGCGCGCCTACGCCAAGCCGCCCAGCCACCACGTGAAGGCGGGCTTCCAGGGCCGGCGCAGCTACTCGGAGCTGGCGGAGGGCGCGGCCTACGCGGGCGCCCCCCCGCCCTGGCTGCAGGCCGAGGCCGCCACGCTGCCCAAGCCGCGGGCCTACGGCGAGCTCTACGGGCCCGGCCGGCCGCTCAGCCCGCGGCGCGCCTTCGAGGGCATCCGGCTGCGCTTCGAGAAGCAGCCgtcggaggaggaggagtgggccGTGCCCGCCAGCCCGCCCAGCCCCGAGGCGGGCACCATCCGCTGCGCCTCCTTCTGCGCGGGCTTCCCCATCCCCGAGGCGCCGGCCGCCGCCTACGCCCACGCCGAGCACGCGCAGTCCTGGCCGTCCATCAAC CTGCTGATGGAGACAGTGGGCTCTGATATCCGCAGCTGCCCCCTCTGCCAGCTAGGTTTCCCCGTCGGGTACCCAGATGATGCCCTCATCAAACACATTGACTCCCACCTGGAGAACAGCAAGATCTAG